The Saccharopolyspora gloriosae genome has a segment encoding these proteins:
- a CDS encoding metallopeptidase family protein has product MPVEMTRARFEELVADALDLVPEQFATAMNNVVVLVEDHNLEDPSLLGLYFGIALTDREESNYAGVLPDRISIYREPLLEMCDSEDEVVDEVAVTVVHEIAHHFGINEDTLHALGWG; this is encoded by the coding sequence ATGCCGGTGGAGATGACGCGGGCGCGCTTCGAGGAACTCGTCGCCGACGCCCTGGACCTGGTGCCCGAGCAGTTCGCGACGGCGATGAACAACGTCGTGGTGCTCGTCGAGGACCACAACCTGGAAGATCCGTCGTTGCTCGGCCTGTACTTCGGCATCGCCCTGACCGACCGCGAGGAGAGCAACTACGCGGGCGTGCTGCCGGACCGGATCTCGATCTACCGCGAGCCACTGCTGGAGATGTGCGACAGCGAGGACGAAGTGGTCGACGAAGTGGCGGTCACCGTGGTGCACGAGATCGCCCACCACTTCGGCATCAACGAGGACACCCTCCACGCCCTCGGCTGGGGCTGA
- a CDS encoding Hsp20/alpha crystallin family protein, producing MALAVRGWDPFAGLDREFDQLIRGAFTGRGGAGQAFAPAADVLRDGSDLVFRLDLPGVDVENDVAVEVADGTLTISGSRAVRTEAPAEGAEESEAPRALVRELRSGSFNRRFRLPKGVTGDQVEADYDRGVLEVRVSGALKQTSPTKVAIRDRAASE from the coding sequence ATGGCTCTTGCCGTTCGTGGCTGGGACCCGTTCGCCGGCCTGGACCGTGAGTTCGACCAGTTGATCCGCGGCGCCTTCACCGGACGCGGTGGCGCGGGCCAGGCGTTCGCTCCGGCGGCCGACGTGCTGCGGGACGGCTCCGACCTGGTGTTCCGGCTGGATCTGCCCGGCGTCGACGTCGAGAACGACGTGGCGGTCGAGGTCGCCGACGGGACCCTGACGATCAGCGGCAGCCGTGCCGTCCGCACGGAGGCCCCCGCCGAAGGCGCGGAGGAATCCGAAGCGCCGCGAGCACTGGTCCGGGAACTCCGCTCCGGATCCTTCAACCGCCGCTTCCGGCTGCCCAAGGGCGTGACCGGCGACCAGGTCGAAGCCGACTACGACCGCGGCGTCCTGGAAGTCCGGGTGAGCGGAGCGCTGAAGCAGACGAGCCCCACCAAGGTCGCGATCCGCGACCGGGCTGCGTCGGAGTGA
- a CDS encoding response regulator transcription factor, protein MPVRVLLVDDHEVVRRGLRDLLSTEPDLDVVAEAGGVGEAVVRAQAAEPDVAVVDMRLPDGDGLDLCRRLRALPVPPQCLVLTAFDDEQALVGAINAGASGYLLKQVRGRDLVNAVREVAAGRSLLDPVTTARVLERMRRGTDQPADELDTLTDQERRVLDLIGEGLTNRQIAERLFLAEKTVKNYVTAVLAKLGMERRTQAAAWVARRQG, encoded by the coding sequence GTGCCGGTACGTGTACTGCTCGTAGATGATCACGAAGTGGTTCGCCGCGGTTTGCGCGACCTGTTGAGCACCGAGCCGGATCTGGACGTCGTCGCCGAAGCAGGCGGAGTCGGTGAGGCGGTCGTCCGAGCGCAGGCCGCGGAGCCCGATGTCGCGGTCGTCGACATGCGGCTGCCGGACGGCGACGGCCTCGACCTGTGCCGTCGGCTGCGGGCGCTGCCGGTGCCGCCGCAGTGCCTGGTGCTCACCGCGTTCGACGACGAGCAGGCGCTGGTCGGGGCGATCAACGCGGGTGCGTCCGGTTACCTGCTCAAGCAGGTGCGAGGGCGGGACCTGGTGAACGCGGTGCGCGAGGTCGCGGCGGGACGTTCGCTGCTGGACCCGGTGACCACCGCGCGCGTGCTGGAGCGGATGCGGCGCGGCACGGATCAACCCGCGGACGAGCTGGACACGCTCACCGATCAGGAACGCCGGGTGCTGGACCTGATCGGCGAGGGCCTCACGAACCGCCAGATCGCGGAACGCCTGTTCCTCGCGGAGAAGACGGTCAAGAACTACGTCACCGCGGTTCTCGCCAAACTCGGCATGGAACGCCGCACCCAAGCCGCCGCCTGGGTCGCCCGCCGCCAGGGCTGA
- a CDS encoding endonuclease: MSEQATARALLREAGTTYAEQAGAPLTDKPSPLYRLLVLSVLLSTRIKAEIAVAAARELGEFPTAERMRDATWQQRVDALGRGHYVRYDESTATALGRGAELVLDRYHGDLRRLRAEADGDVRVMQRLLREVPSLGPVGVHIFCREAQAVWPELRPYFDKKALSGAEKAGLPTDVKRLAGLVDPDDYARFSAALVKITLEKGLLNDITATA, from the coding sequence ATGTCCGAACAAGCCACCGCCCGCGCACTGCTGCGCGAAGCGGGCACCACCTACGCGGAACAGGCGGGAGCCCCGCTCACCGACAAGCCGTCTCCGCTGTACCGCCTGCTGGTGCTCTCCGTTCTGCTGTCGACCCGGATCAAAGCCGAGATCGCCGTGGCGGCGGCCCGCGAACTGGGCGAGTTCCCGACCGCCGAACGGATGCGCGACGCCACCTGGCAGCAGCGCGTCGACGCCTTGGGGCGCGGGCACTACGTCCGGTACGACGAGAGCACCGCGACGGCGCTCGGGCGCGGCGCCGAGCTCGTGCTCGACCGGTACCACGGTGACCTGCGCAGACTCCGCGCCGAGGCGGACGGCGACGTGCGCGTGATGCAGCGGCTGCTGCGCGAGGTGCCGAGCCTGGGGCCGGTCGGCGTGCACATCTTCTGCCGGGAGGCGCAGGCCGTGTGGCCGGAGCTGCGGCCGTACTTCGACAAGAAGGCGCTCTCCGGAGCGGAGAAGGCGGGCCTGCCGACCGACGTGAAGCGGCTCGCCGGACTGGTCGATCCGGATGACTACGCGCGCTTCTCGGCAGCGCTGGTCAAGATCACTTTGGAGAAGGGGCTGCTGAACGACATCACCGCCACGGCCTGA
- a CDS encoding histidine phosphatase family protein, with translation MSAVLRANADGLRLVLVRHGQTPSNVRGVLDTAPPGPGLTELGARQAEDLAERLATEKVLSVHASRALRAQQTALPAATRHGLDVRIADGTHEIFVGDLEGLGDEHSRELFDEIYASWHHGEPDRPMPGGETGTQALTRFFDSAQPVLDDVTTGSVVLVSHGAMVRLVASRLAGEISARRSSEAYLPNTGIIVLEADSGTKTGWRCIEWDDLPD, from the coding sequence ATGAGCGCGGTGTTGCGCGCGAACGCCGACGGACTGCGCCTGGTGCTGGTGCGCCACGGCCAGACCCCGTCGAACGTGCGAGGTGTGCTCGACACGGCGCCGCCCGGTCCCGGGCTCACCGAACTGGGCGCTCGGCAGGCCGAAGACCTCGCGGAACGACTCGCCACCGAGAAGGTGCTGTCGGTGCACGCCAGCCGCGCGCTGCGGGCGCAGCAGACCGCGCTGCCCGCGGCCACCCGCCACGGCCTGGACGTGCGGATCGCCGACGGGACCCACGAGATCTTCGTGGGCGACTTGGAAGGCCTCGGCGACGAGCACTCCCGGGAGCTGTTCGACGAGATCTACGCGAGCTGGCACCACGGCGAACCGGACCGGCCCATGCCCGGCGGCGAAACCGGAACCCAGGCGCTGACCAGGTTCTTCGACTCCGCGCAGCCGGTGCTCGACGACGTGACGACCGGGTCGGTGGTGCTCGTGAGCCACGGCGCGATGGTGCGGCTGGTCGCCTCGCGGCTCGCCGGGGAGATCTCCGCCCGGCGCTCCAGCGAGGCCTACCTGCCCAACACCGGAATCATCGTGCTGGAAGCGGACTCGGGCACGAAGACCGGCTGGCGCTGCATCGAATGGGACGACCTGCCCGACTGA
- a CDS encoding DoxX family protein yields the protein MLVRRLARPLLAAMFIYGGIGALRNPEALTKTAQPVLDKTVGQIEDSLPEQVPTDAATLVKLDGAVKLGAGVLLALGKAPRLSAVLLASSLVPTTLAGHRFWEIEDPQERAGQQIHFFKNLGLLGGLLVTAVDTEGKPSVAYRAKHGASRVAEQTQLNVKQAKKAARKARRRR from the coding sequence ATGCTCGTCCGTCGCCTGGCCCGCCCGCTGCTCGCCGCCATGTTCATCTACGGCGGCATCGGTGCCCTGCGCAATCCCGAAGCCCTCACCAAGACCGCCCAGCCGGTCCTGGACAAGACGGTCGGCCAGATCGAGGACTCGCTGCCGGAACAGGTGCCCACGGACGCGGCGACGCTGGTGAAGCTGGACGGCGCGGTCAAGCTCGGCGCCGGGGTGCTGCTGGCGCTCGGCAAGGCCCCGCGCCTGTCCGCGGTGCTCCTCGCGAGCAGCTTGGTGCCGACGACGCTCGCGGGACACCGGTTCTGGGAGATCGAGGACCCGCAGGAGCGCGCCGGGCAGCAGATCCACTTCTTCAAGAACCTGGGCCTGCTCGGCGGGCTGCTGGTCACGGCGGTGGACACCGAGGGCAAGCCGTCGGTCGCCTACCGCGCCAAGCACGGAGCCTCCCGCGTGGCCGAGCAGACCCAGCTCAACGTCAAGCAGGCGAAGAAGGCCGCCCGCAAGGCTCGCCGCCGCCGCTGA
- the pheA gene encoding prephenate dehydratase, translating into MPHIAYLGPPGTFTEQATRVLTRGFDADLLPYETVPQALAALRSGEVLAAGVPVESSVEGSVPATLDALVSGDPLIAVSEAMVPVQFDVLVREGVTADQVRTVASHPHAIAQVRGWLAENLPAADVRMASSTAGAAKEVADGDLDAAIASPLAVELFDDLRVLAHGIADTPDAVTRFLLLRRPGALPEPTGADRTSIAAVIADEVGTLTELMLELSLRGINLSRIESRPTKDRLGEYRFFLDFDGHVADARIGDALSGLRRRCSEVRFLGSYPKADHSPANVRPSASEQSFQASARWLARLREGGVA; encoded by the coding sequence GTGCCGCACATCGCCTACCTGGGGCCGCCGGGAACCTTCACCGAACAGGCGACCCGGGTCCTCACCCGGGGCTTCGACGCCGACCTGCTTCCCTACGAGACCGTGCCGCAGGCGCTCGCCGCGCTGCGCTCCGGCGAGGTGCTGGCCGCCGGCGTTCCGGTGGAGAGCTCGGTGGAAGGCTCGGTGCCCGCCACGCTCGACGCGCTGGTCAGCGGCGATCCGCTGATCGCGGTGTCCGAGGCGATGGTTCCGGTGCAGTTCGACGTGCTGGTGCGCGAAGGCGTCACCGCCGACCAGGTGCGCACCGTGGCGAGCCATCCGCATGCCATCGCGCAGGTCCGCGGCTGGCTCGCGGAGAACCTGCCCGCGGCGGACGTGCGGATGGCCTCCTCCACGGCGGGCGCGGCGAAGGAGGTCGCCGACGGCGACCTGGACGCCGCGATCGCCTCTCCGCTGGCGGTCGAGCTGTTCGACGACCTGCGCGTGCTCGCCCACGGCATCGCCGACACGCCCGACGCCGTGACCCGGTTCCTGCTGCTGCGCAGGCCGGGCGCGCTGCCCGAACCGACCGGCGCCGACCGCACGTCCATCGCCGCCGTCATCGCCGATGAAGTGGGCACGCTGACCGAGCTGATGCTGGAGCTGTCGCTGCGCGGCATCAACCTCAGCCGCATCGAGTCCCGGCCCACCAAGGACCGCCTCGGCGAATACCGGTTCTTCCTCGACTTCGACGGACACGTCGCCGACGCCCGGATCGGGGACGCGCTCAGCGGCCTGCGCAGGCGCTGCAGCGAAGTCCGCTTCCTCGGCTCCTACCCGAAAGCCGACCATTCCCCGGCGAACGTCCGGCCGTCCGCATCCGAACAGTCGTTCCAAGCATCCGCCCGCTGGCTCGCGCGGTTGCGCGAAGGAGGTGTCGCATGA
- a CDS encoding LLM class flavin-dependent oxidoreductase, with protein MRVGIVILPEHRWWAAEPLWRMAEEYGFAHAWTYDHLGWRSLVDKPWFDAVPTLTAAATATSTIRLGTLVASPNFRHPVHFAREVTALDDVSDGRITLGIGAGGPGFDTTVLGGQAPAPGTRTERFEEFVELLDKILTQDNTSWYGEHYTAVEARRAPGCVQLPRLPFVIAANGPRAMRLAARYGQGWVTTGRNEGGDDLEAWWRGVAELTKKFDDALAADGRAPHRVARYLQADAAPKYSLSSVEYFKEVVGRAAELGFTDVITHWPRTESPYEGSESTVEEIASEVLPEL; from the coding sequence GTGCGCGTTGGGATTGTGATACTGCCCGAACACCGGTGGTGGGCTGCGGAGCCGCTGTGGCGGATGGCCGAGGAATACGGCTTCGCCCACGCCTGGACCTACGATCACCTCGGTTGGAGGTCGCTGGTCGACAAACCGTGGTTCGACGCGGTGCCCACGCTCACCGCGGCGGCCACCGCGACCTCCACGATCCGGCTGGGCACGCTCGTCGCCTCACCCAACTTCCGGCACCCGGTGCACTTCGCGCGCGAGGTCACCGCGCTCGACGACGTCTCCGACGGCCGCATCACGCTGGGAATCGGCGCGGGCGGACCCGGCTTCGACACCACGGTGCTCGGCGGGCAGGCCCCCGCGCCGGGCACTCGGACCGAGCGGTTCGAGGAGTTCGTCGAGCTGCTGGACAAGATCCTCACCCAGGACAACACCAGCTGGTACGGCGAGCACTACACCGCCGTCGAGGCCCGTCGCGCGCCCGGTTGCGTGCAGCTGCCCCGGTTACCTTTCGTCATCGCCGCGAACGGGCCGCGCGCCATGCGGCTGGCCGCCCGCTACGGGCAGGGCTGGGTGACCACCGGCCGGAACGAGGGCGGCGACGACCTCGAAGCCTGGTGGCGCGGGGTGGCCGAGCTGACCAAGAAGTTCGACGACGCCCTGGCCGCCGACGGCCGCGCCCCGCACCGGGTGGCCCGCTACCTGCAAGCCGACGCCGCGCCGAAGTACTCGCTGAGCAGCGTCGAGTACTTCAAGGAAGTGGTCGGCCGCGCCGCCGAGCTCGGCTTCACCGACGTCATCACGCATTGGCCGCGCACCGAATCCCCGTACGAGGGCTCCGAGTCCACGGTCGAGGAGATCGCCTCGGAGGTCCTCCCCGAGCTGTGA
- a CDS encoding helix-turn-helix domain-containing protein — MVDRSAEARTPRGDGTDGRVLAGIGERIGRLRTDREWSRPALAEAARVTEQRLADVEDELATPTLAELTELANVLNVQLAELFTDAVPGPAAVVMRGDEVPTVESGDVAVQVLTPRSVLPGMYAARYRLSPTGVGVRPVQHEGHDWLYVLSGELRVDFEQDSVTLRAGDSASFGATVWHRLVVPGEEPAEFLAVGATLLTTPAD, encoded by the coding sequence GTGGTAGATCGATCAGCTGAGGCGCGGACCCCGCGGGGCGACGGCACGGACGGCCGGGTGCTCGCCGGGATCGGCGAGCGGATCGGCCGGTTGCGAACGGATCGGGAATGGTCGCGGCCCGCACTGGCCGAGGCGGCGCGCGTCACCGAACAGCGGCTGGCGGACGTGGAGGACGAACTGGCCACCCCGACGCTGGCGGAGCTGACGGAGCTCGCGAACGTGCTGAACGTGCAGCTCGCGGAGTTGTTCACCGACGCCGTTCCCGGCCCGGCCGCGGTCGTGATGCGCGGCGACGAGGTGCCCACCGTCGAGTCCGGTGACGTCGCGGTGCAGGTCCTGACACCGCGATCGGTGCTGCCGGGCATGTACGCGGCGCGCTACCGGCTGTCGCCGACCGGCGTCGGGGTGCGGCCGGTGCAGCACGAGGGGCACGACTGGTTGTACGTGCTCAGCGGGGAGCTGCGGGTGGACTTCGAGCAGGATTCGGTGACGCTGCGGGCGGGCGACAGCGCCAGCTTCGGCGCGACCGTCTGGCACCGCCTGGTGGTACCGGGCGAGGAGCCCGCCGAGTTCCTGGCGGTCGGCGCGACCCTGTTGACCACGCCCGCCGACTGA
- a CDS encoding glutathionylspermidine synthase family protein, with protein MRRRTTERRPDWQRKVEELGLVFGTPARAADGSQRPYWDEGVHYEFSLDEVLSLEADVELLQSMCLDAVDQVVTTERYKDFGIPEWVWPKIAESWKRHDPHLYGRFDLRYDGSGPAKLLEYNADTPTSLLEAAVVQWNWLTECHEGDDQWNSIHEKLVERWSEISDQLATREVHFTWSSSDTSGEDNITSAYLQETAAEAGMDTVGLSIEEIGWDPLLERFVDLEEAPMNSVVKIYPWEWMVDDDFGHHAVNTLPATQWIEPLWKMLLSNKALLAVLWEMYPGHPNLLPTFLDQPGLLTEYVRKPRLGREGNNITVVAPGWETETGGFYGEEGFVYQAFDPLPEFDGMRPALGAWVVGESAAGLGIRETAGLITDDGAAFVPHRIPGS; from the coding sequence GTGCGTCGGAGGACAACCGAGCGTCGGCCGGACTGGCAGCGCAAGGTCGAAGAACTGGGACTGGTGTTCGGCACCCCGGCACGCGCGGCGGACGGTTCGCAGCGCCCCTACTGGGACGAGGGCGTGCACTACGAGTTCAGCTTGGACGAGGTGCTCTCGCTGGAGGCCGACGTCGAGCTGCTCCAGTCGATGTGCCTGGACGCCGTGGACCAGGTCGTCACGACCGAGCGCTACAAGGACTTCGGCATCCCGGAATGGGTGTGGCCGAAGATCGCCGAGTCGTGGAAGCGGCACGATCCGCACCTCTACGGCCGGTTCGACCTGCGCTACGACGGTTCCGGACCGGCGAAGCTGCTGGAGTACAACGCGGACACGCCGACTTCGCTGCTGGAGGCGGCGGTCGTGCAGTGGAACTGGCTGACCGAGTGCCACGAGGGCGACGACCAGTGGAACTCGATCCACGAGAAGCTGGTGGAGCGCTGGAGCGAGATCAGCGACCAGCTCGCCACCCGCGAAGTGCACTTCACCTGGTCGAGCTCCGACACCAGCGGTGAAGACAACATCACCTCGGCGTACCTGCAGGAGACCGCGGCCGAGGCGGGCATGGACACGGTCGGCCTGTCGATCGAGGAGATCGGCTGGGACCCGCTGCTGGAACGGTTCGTGGATCTTGAAGAGGCGCCGATGAACTCGGTCGTCAAGATCTACCCGTGGGAGTGGATGGTCGACGACGACTTCGGCCACCACGCGGTGAACACGCTGCCCGCGACGCAGTGGATCGAACCCCTGTGGAAGATGCTGCTGTCGAACAAGGCGCTGCTGGCGGTGCTGTGGGAGATGTACCCGGGGCACCCGAACCTGCTGCCGACGTTCCTCGACCAGCCCGGACTGCTCACCGAGTACGTGCGCAAGCCGCGACTGGGCCGGGAGGGCAACAACATCACCGTCGTCGCCCCCGGCTGGGAGACCGAGACCGGCGGCTTCTACGGCGAGGAAGGCTTCGTCTACCAGGCGTTCGACCCGCTGCCGGAGTTCGACGGCATGCGTCCCGCGCTGGGTGCGTGGGTCGTCGGCGAATCCGCGGCCGGACTCGGCATCCGCGAGACGGCGGGCCTGATCACCGACGACGGCGCCGCCTTCGTCCCGCACCGCATCCCCGGCTCCTGA
- the serS gene encoding serine--tRNA ligase, which yields MIDLKTLREDPEAVRASQRARGEDASLVDALLSADERRRSAVSRADTLRAEQKQLGKQVGKAKGEERDELLARAKELSAQVKQAEVEQTEADAELLSTQKKVSNIIEPQTPPGGEDDYVVLKHVGTPREFDFEVRDHLDLGVGLRAIDMERGAKVAGARFYFLTGIGAQLELALLNMAAAQATAAGFTLVVPPVLVRPEIMEGTGFLGAHSTEVYRLEEDDAYLVGTSEVPLAGYHAGEILDLASAPLRYAGWSTCFRREAGSYGKDTRGVIRVHQFNKLEMFVYCREEDSRTEHERLLAWEEEMLAKIEVPYRVIDTAAGDLGASAARKFDCEAWVPSQQAYRELTSTSNCTTFQARRLNTRYREAGGPNAIASTLNGTLATTRWIVAILENHQQPDGSVRVPEALRPFLGGKVVLEPVA from the coding sequence GTGATCGACCTGAAGACGCTTCGCGAAGATCCGGAGGCCGTGCGCGCCTCGCAGCGTGCCCGAGGTGAGGACGCGTCCCTCGTGGACGCGCTGCTCTCCGCTGACGAGCGTCGCAGGTCAGCGGTGTCCCGCGCGGACACGCTGCGCGCCGAGCAGAAGCAGCTCGGCAAGCAGGTCGGCAAGGCCAAGGGCGAGGAGCGCGACGAGCTGCTTGCTCGCGCGAAGGAACTCTCCGCCCAGGTCAAGCAGGCCGAGGTGGAGCAGACCGAGGCCGATGCGGAGCTGCTGAGCACGCAGAAGAAGGTCTCGAACATCATCGAGCCGCAGACCCCGCCCGGCGGCGAAGACGACTACGTCGTGCTCAAGCACGTCGGCACGCCGCGCGAGTTCGACTTCGAGGTGCGCGACCACCTGGACCTGGGCGTGGGCCTGCGCGCGATCGACATGGAGCGCGGCGCGAAGGTCGCGGGCGCCCGGTTCTACTTCCTCACCGGCATCGGGGCACAGCTGGAGCTGGCGCTGCTGAACATGGCCGCCGCCCAGGCCACCGCGGCCGGGTTCACGCTGGTCGTGCCACCGGTGCTGGTCCGCCCGGAGATCATGGAGGGCACCGGTTTCCTCGGCGCCCACTCCACCGAGGTGTACCGGCTGGAAGAGGACGACGCGTACCTCGTCGGCACCTCGGAGGTGCCGCTGGCCGGCTACCACGCCGGTGAGATCCTCGACCTGGCTTCGGCGCCGCTGCGCTACGCGGGCTGGTCGACCTGCTTCCGGCGCGAGGCGGGCTCCTACGGCAAGGACACCCGCGGCGTGATCCGCGTGCACCAGTTCAACAAGCTGGAGATGTTCGTCTACTGCCGCGAGGAGGACTCGCGCACCGAGCACGAGCGGCTGCTGGCCTGGGAAGAGGAGATGCTCGCGAAGATCGAGGTGCCGTACCGGGTGATCGACACCGCGGCCGGCGACCTCGGGGCGAGCGCGGCGCGGAAGTTCGACTGCGAGGCGTGGGTGCCGTCGCAGCAGGCCTACCGCGAGCTGACCTCCACCTCGAACTGCACGACGTTCCAGGCCCGCCGCCTCAACACCCGCTACCGCGAGGCCGGTGGTCCCAACGCCATCGCGTCCACGCTGAACGGGACGCTTGCCACCACCCGGTGGATCGTGGCGATCTTGGAGAACCACCAGCAGCCGGACGGTTCGGTGCGGGTTCCGGAGGCACTGCGCCCGTTCCTCGGCGGCAAGGTTGTCCTCGAACCCGTCGCCTGA
- a CDS encoding HAD family hydrolase translates to MNKPALVASDVDGTLLDPSVQVSERTARTVRAVADDTPFVLVTGRPPRWVPQIVDGLGVAGVAVCSNGAVVYDAARDEVLHSVEMEPVRLRDAARELRDALPGCTFAVERSTRRARDDVAEQFLAEAGFHRVWPNRDIRVVEDGELFDRPAVKLMVLHEDRTGIDLAPLVEEVLGARLCLTCSMNGGPIELSLPGVDKASGLAFVADELGVGRREVIGFGDMPNDIPMLDWVGHGVAMRNAHPGVLEVADEVTTCNSQDGVAQVLERWW, encoded by the coding sequence GTGAACAAACCTGCGCTGGTCGCATCCGATGTGGACGGAACGTTGCTGGACCCTTCGGTCCAGGTGAGTGAGAGGACGGCGCGCACCGTGCGCGCCGTCGCGGATGACACCCCGTTCGTGCTGGTCACGGGACGACCACCACGATGGGTGCCGCAGATAGTGGACGGCTTGGGAGTCGCCGGGGTCGCGGTGTGCTCGAACGGCGCCGTGGTCTACGACGCCGCCAGGGACGAGGTGCTGCACAGCGTCGAGATGGAGCCGGTGCGGCTGCGCGACGCGGCCCGGGAACTGCGCGACGCGCTGCCCGGCTGCACGTTCGCCGTCGAGCGCTCCACCAGGCGGGCTCGGGACGACGTGGCCGAGCAGTTCCTGGCGGAGGCCGGTTTCCACCGCGTGTGGCCGAACCGGGACATCCGGGTCGTCGAGGACGGGGAACTGTTCGACCGGCCCGCGGTGAAGCTGATGGTGCTGCACGAGGACCGGACCGGAATCGACCTGGCACCGCTCGTCGAGGAGGTGCTGGGCGCCCGCCTGTGCCTGACGTGCTCGATGAACGGCGGTCCGATCGAGCTGTCCCTGCCCGGAGTGGACAAGGCCAGTGGGCTCGCGTTCGTCGCCGATGAGCTCGGCGTCGGCCGGCGCGAGGTGATCGGGTTCGGCGACATGCCCAACGACATCCCGATGCTGGACTGGGTGGGCCACGGCGTGGCGATGCGCAACGCGCATCCGGGGGTGCTGGAGGTGGCCGACGAGGTCACCACCTGCAACAGCCAGGACGGCGTGGCCCAGGTGCTCGAACGCTGGTGGTGA
- a CDS encoding macro domain-containing protein → MTADSERSSDRAEPELRLVLCALDEPLTAAWRDVATDRDNLDVHQGSVLDLRVDAVVSPANSYGWMRGGVDALYARAFPNVEESVRSAVLAYHGGELPVGEALLVPTGTPLPAWLVSAPTMRTPGEVLPSDTVHPYLAARAVLRLWTHGMLENGMRVRDVVRTIALPGLGTGVGGVDPRLCAHQVAAAWDETFARADQS, encoded by the coding sequence GTGACCGCGGATTCGGAGCGCTCATCGGACCGAGCGGAACCGGAGCTCCGGCTCGTCCTCTGCGCCTTGGACGAGCCGTTGACGGCAGCGTGGCGCGATGTCGCCACCGACCGCGACAACCTCGACGTCCACCAGGGGTCGGTGCTCGACCTGCGGGTGGACGCGGTGGTGAGCCCGGCTAACTCGTACGGGTGGATGCGCGGCGGGGTGGACGCCCTGTACGCGCGGGCCTTCCCGAACGTGGAGGAGTCGGTGCGCAGCGCCGTGCTCGCCTACCACGGCGGGGAACTCCCGGTCGGCGAGGCGCTGCTCGTGCCCACCGGAACGCCGTTGCCCGCCTGGCTGGTCAGCGCGCCCACGATGCGCACTCCGGGCGAGGTGCTTCCCTCGGACACCGTGCACCCGTACCTCGCCGCGCGGGCGGTGCTCCGGCTGTGGACGCACGGCATGCTCGAGAACGGGATGCGGGTGCGCGACGTCGTGCGCACCATCGCCCTACCCGGCCTGGGCACCGGAGTGGGCGGGGTCGACCCCCGTCTGTGCGCCCACCAGGTCGCAGCAGCCTGGGACGAAACCTTCGCCCGCGCCGACCAGAGCTGA
- a CDS encoding septum formation family protein, with protein MAERSDTQKHRRKPNTRLVMIAAAIGGALVLLISALLNTPSGGGGSGIGGPGREGASPATPPVFEAKAGTCLHWTEPDAADIRQVKCGERHLFEVAGKADLAADFAATAPYPSAEQWQQLKQERCTTVATQYLGGRLDPNGRFTVGAFTPSEQGWSSGDRKLHCGLQQPGPSGKLFASKGTVAKQDQSNIYEVGRCLGINGTDVWDPVDCAQPHSVEITGTVDLGAQFPAGYPSESDQDGFLATRCGELTAEYAGSPTAVADKKLVAYWDTLPEESWDAGSRQVNCKASAQLPDGSGLAPITGSIKDDVQVGQEPAPQDTAPIQPGVPAAGER; from the coding sequence ATGGCCGAGCGCAGCGACACCCAGAAGCACCGCCGGAAGCCCAACACCCGGCTGGTGATGATCGCCGCCGCCATCGGTGGCGCACTCGTTCTGCTGATCAGCGCGTTGCTGAACACTCCGAGCGGAGGTGGCGGCTCCGGCATCGGCGGGCCGGGCCGCGAGGGCGCCTCGCCCGCCACTCCCCCCGTGTTCGAGGCGAAGGCGGGCACCTGCCTGCACTGGACGGAGCCGGACGCGGCGGACATCCGCCAGGTCAAATGCGGCGAACGCCACCTGTTCGAGGTCGCGGGCAAGGCCGATCTGGCCGCCGACTTCGCCGCCACCGCGCCTTACCCCAGTGCCGAGCAGTGGCAGCAGCTCAAGCAGGAACGCTGCACCACCGTCGCCACGCAGTACCTCGGCGGGCGGCTCGACCCGAACGGGCGGTTCACCGTCGGCGCGTTCACCCCGAGCGAGCAGGGCTGGAGTTCGGGAGATCGGAAGCTGCACTGCGGCCTCCAGCAGCCCGGCCCGTCCGGGAAGCTGTTCGCCTCCAAGGGAACCGTGGCCAAGCAGGACCAGTCGAACATCTACGAGGTCGGGCGCTGCCTCGGCATCAACGGCACCGACGTGTGGGACCCGGTGGACTGCGCGCAGCCGCACTCCGTGGAGATCACCGGGACGGTCGACCTCGGCGCCCAGTTCCCCGCCGGGTATCCCTCCGAGTCCGATCAGGACGGATTCCTCGCGACCCGCTGCGGCGAACTCACCGCCGAGTACGCGGGCAGCCCGACGGCGGTGGCGGACAAGAAGCTCGTGGCCTACTGGGACACGCTGCCGGAGGAGAGCTGGGACGCCGGTTCGCGCCAGGTCAACTGCAAGGCCAGCGCGCAGCTGCCCGACGGCAGCGGTCTCGCACCGATCACCGGCAGCATCAAGGACGATGTGCAGGTCGGCCAGGAACCCGCGCCGCAGGACACCGCGCCGATCCAGCCGGGCGTGCCCGCCGCCGGGGAGCGCTGA